The following are encoded in a window of Frankiales bacterium genomic DNA:
- a CDS encoding DUF916 domain-containing protein, whose protein sequence is MSRTDARPPFRALAAAVLGGLALALLAPGTAARADTSTPSPAPSTSGGTSASSAAPNPDVATFGVAPASAKGADGKPSFAYGATAGARLSDHAAVLNYGAKPITVRLIAVDAVNTDAGGLSGLDLTKQNTDLGKWVALPRSAAKVTVPPRTAKGPGQTIVPFTVSVPADASPGDHTALLLAVLSANGKDASGANIQLDQRVGTRMFLRVSGVITPQLTVSDVIAEYHGGLNPLAAGTMSVTYTVRNTGNVKLGAVVDTTVAGLLGATAKGPEGSVGILLPGNEVRQTVVVPGVWPQFRESVKVVAHPRLTSTDSAPGLSDASGETSVLAVPWSLLLLLLLVLAGIVGLAVWLVRRRGGGGPPTGRRARTEAPRGRREAAAPRGRREAPANLRTRTRTS, encoded by the coding sequence ATGTCCCGCACCGACGCCCGCCCCCCGTTCCGCGCCCTCGCCGCGGCCGTGCTGGGCGGCCTGGCCCTCGCCCTGCTCGCCCCGGGCACCGCGGCACGGGCCGACACCTCCACCCCCTCGCCGGCGCCGAGCACGTCGGGCGGAACGTCCGCGTCCTCGGCCGCGCCGAACCCCGACGTTGCGACCTTCGGAGTCGCTCCCGCCAGCGCGAAGGGCGCCGATGGCAAGCCGTCGTTCGCCTACGGCGCCACCGCCGGCGCGCGCCTCAGCGACCACGCCGCCGTGCTCAACTACGGCGCCAAGCCCATCACCGTGCGGCTCATCGCCGTCGACGCGGTCAACACCGACGCGGGCGGCCTGTCCGGCCTCGACCTGACCAAGCAGAACACCGACCTCGGCAAGTGGGTGGCGCTGCCCCGCTCGGCGGCGAAGGTGACCGTGCCGCCCCGCACCGCGAAGGGCCCCGGCCAGACGATCGTGCCGTTCACCGTGTCGGTCCCCGCGGACGCCTCGCCGGGCGACCACACGGCGCTCCTGCTCGCCGTGCTCTCGGCCAACGGGAAGGACGCGAGCGGAGCCAACATCCAGCTCGACCAGAGGGTCGGCACGCGGATGTTCCTGCGGGTGAGCGGGGTGATCACACCGCAGCTGACCGTCAGTGACGTCATCGCGGAGTACCACGGCGGCCTCAACCCGCTGGCCGCCGGGACGATGTCGGTGACCTACACCGTGCGCAACACCGGCAACGTCAAGCTCGGCGCGGTCGTCGACACCACCGTGGCCGGCCTGCTCGGCGCGACGGCGAAGGGCCCGGAGGGCTCCGTCGGGATCCTCCTGCCGGGCAACGAGGTGCGTCAGACCGTGGTGGTGCCCGGCGTGTGGCCGCAGTTCCGCGAGAGCGTCAAGGTTGTCGCCCACCCGAGGCTCACCTCCACCGACTCGGCCCCGGGCCTGTCCGACGCGTCGGGAGAGACGAGCGTGCTCGCCGTGCCCTGGAGCCTGCTGCTGCTCCTGCTGCTCGTGCTGGCCGGGATCGTCGGACTGGCCGTGTGGCTGGTGCGCCGCCGCGGCGGCGGGGGCCCGCCCACCGGCCGCCGGGCCCGCACCGAGGCCCCCCGCGGCCGCCGCGAGGCCGCTGCTCCCCGGGGCCGGCGCGAGGCGCCCGCCAACCTCCGTACCCGCACCCGCACCAGCTGA